A segment of the Pseudomonas versuta genome:
GCTCGACGTTGAGCACCATGTCCAGTGCATCGATGTCCAGACCACGGGCCGCAACGTCAGTGGCGACCAGTACCGAAGTCGAGCGGTTGGCGAACATCGCCAGCACCTGGTCACGGTCGCGCTGTTCCAGGTCGCCGTGCAGGCCGACGGCGGAAATACCCTTGGAGGTCAGGTGATCAACGGTTTCCTGAACCTGCTGCTTGGTGAAGCAGAAGGCCACGCACGATTGCGGACGGAAATGCGCGAGCACTTTGGTCACGGCGTCCATGCGCTCTTCAGGCGAGATTTCGTAGAAACGCTGCTCGATCTGGCTGTCCGTGTGCAAGGCCTCAGCTTTTACCTGCTGCGGGTTGCGCATGAACTTGGACGACAGCTGCTTGATACCGACCGGGTAGGTGGCGGAGAACAGCAGGGTCTGACGACGTTCCGGGGTCTGGCGAATGATGTCTTCGATGGCATCGTAGAAGCCCATGTCGAGCATGCGGTCGGCTTCGTCGAGGACCAGGGTGTTCAGACCGTCGAGTTTCAGCGAGCCTTTGCGCAAGTGCTGCTGGATGCGGCCCGGGGTACCGACGATGATGTGCGCGCCGTGCTCCAGCGAGCCGATCTGCGGGCCGAAGGACACGCCGCCACACAGGGTCAGCACCTTGATATTGTCTTCGGCGCGAGCCAGACGGCGGATCTCTTTGGCAACCTGGTCCGCCAGTTCGCGGGTCGGGCAGATCACGAGGGCCTGGCAACCGAAGAAACGCGGGTTGATCGGGTTCAGCAGGCCGATGCCGAAGGCGGCAGTTTTGCCGCTGCCGGTCTTCGCCTGGGCGATCAGGTCCATGCCTTTGAGGATCACCGGCAAGCTCTGCGCCTGGATCGGCGTCATCTGGGCATAACCGAGGGAGTCGAGGTTAGCCAG
Coding sequences within it:
- the dbpA gene encoding ATP-dependent RNA helicase DbpA, whose amino-acid sequence is MLANLDSLGYAQMTPIQAQSLPVILKGMDLIAQAKTGSGKTAAFGIGLLNPINPRFFGCQALVICPTRELADQVAKEIRRLARAEDNIKVLTLCGGVSFGPQIGSLEHGAHIIVGTPGRIQQHLRKGSLKLDGLNTLVLDEADRMLDMGFYDAIEDIIRQTPERRQTLLFSATYPVGIKQLSSKFMRNPQQVKAEALHTDSQIEQRFYEISPEERMDAVTKVLAHFRPQSCVAFCFTKQQVQETVDHLTSKGISAVGLHGDLEQRDRDQVLAMFANRSTSVLVATDVAARGLDIDALDMVLNVELARDSEIHIHRVGRTGRAGEKGVAISLVAPSEAHRAQAIEQLQKAPLNWETLDTLKSQGGAPLLPAMSTLVIGAGRKDKVRPGDILGALTGDAGIPGAQVGKIAIFDFQAYVAVDRTIAKQAAQRLSEGKIKGRVLRVRVL